The DNA sequence GCGCGGCGCGTCGATGAGCCAGGCCTACGCCAGCACCCTTCAGATCAGTTTCGAGGTGCGCGGGGGCCTGCTGCTGCGGCAGATGCACCACTGGGCCGCGCTCCTCTTCGTGGCCGCGATCTTCACGCACCTGCTGCGGGTGTTCTTCACCGGCGCGTTCCGCAAGCCCAGGGAGCTCAACTGGGTGATCGGCGTCGGCATGCTCCTGCTCGCCATCGCCGAGGGGTTCACCGGCTACTCCCTCCCCGACGACCTGCTCTCCGGGACCGGCCTGCGCATCGCCCAGGGGGTCCTGCTCTCCATCCCGCTCGTCGGGACCTACCTGTCGTTCCTCGTCTTCGGCGGGGAGTTCCCGGGCGACATCGTCATCGCGCGGCTGTACCCGGTGCACATCCTGATCATCCCGGCGCTGCTGCTCGCGCTCGTCACCGTGCACCTCATGCTCGTGTGGGTGCAGAAGCACACCCAGTACCGCGGCCTGCACCGGACCGAGCGCAACGTCGTCGGCGCGCCGGTCCTCCCGTCGTTCGCCGCCAAGAGCATCGCGTTCCTGCTGTTCACGGCCGGGGTGATCGCCGGGCTCGGGGCGTTCGCCCAGATCAATCCGGTGTGGCTGTACGGTCCGTACACCCCGACCAACGTGTCCGCCTTCGCCCAGCCCGACTGGTACGTCGGATTCCTCGAGGGCACGCTGCGGCTCATGCCGTCGGTGGAGACCACCCTGTTCGGTCACACGATCGCCTGGAACGTGCTCCTCCCCGCGGTGGTCTTCCCGCTGCTGTTCTTCACCGTCCTGGCGGCCTGGCCGTACCTCGAGCGGCGGATCACCGGCGACCGCGAACCCCACCACATCTGTGACCGCCCCCGCGACGTGCCCACCCGCACCGCCATCGGCGCCGCCGGCATCACCCTGTACGGCGTGGCGTGGGCGGCGGGCGGCGACGACGTGCTCGCCCGCTTCCTCGACCTGAACCTGTTCGGCCTGGTGTGGTTCTTCCGGATCGCCCTGGTGGCCGGCCCGCTGCTCGCCTTCTTCCTCACCCGGCAGATCTGCCTCGGGCTGCAGCGCGCCGACGAGGAGATGGCGCACCACGGCGTGGAGAGCGGCGTGATCGAGCGCGCGCCGAGCGGCGGCTACTACGAGATCCTCACTCCGCCGGATCCGGAGGAGCGGGCGAAGCTGCCCGCCTCCTACAACGGCGGCCCCACCCGGCCGCGGGAGCTCGCACGGCACCGGTCGGGTGGTCCCGGCGCGGACCGGGACGAGGGGTCTCGGTAGGGTTTCATGTATAGCCGGTAGGAAATATTGACATCCTGCCCGGCCGGAACCTAATGTCGCCGGTATGAGCCAAGGCCGACACCCGACCCGGCGCGGGCGTCCCGGTGACCCCGCGGAGTTACCGGGCGAACCGGAATACCCCGGCGAGCTCCACTGGTACGACCTGCCGGACGACGACGCCGAACTCGAGGACGACCGGCCGGCGCCCCGTGCCCGGTGGCGCCTGTCGCGCGCCCTCACCGTGCTCGCCGCCTGGCGGGGCAGGCCATGACCCGGCACATCGACGATCGACGAGAGGACGGTGCGCGGTGAGCGCGAGCATCGTGACCGTGGTCGGGAACCCCCGCCCCGGATCCCGTACCCTGCAGACGGCCGTCGCGGCGACGGCCGCGATCGCGGCGCGGATCGGCCACGACGTGCCGGACGGCGGCGGTGACGTCGTCGACCTGTCGGCGCTCGGCCCGCAGCTGTTCGCCGCGGAGTCCCCGGAGGTCGACGCCGCCCTGAAGCTCGTCACCGGCGCGTCCGTGCTCGTCGTCGCCTCCCCCACCTACAAGGGCACCTACACCGGCCTGCTCAAGGCGTTCCTCGACCGGCTGCCGCCGAACGCGCTCGCCGGCACGGTGGCGCTGCCGCTGCTGGTGCTGGGCCACCCCCGGCACTCCCTCGCGGTCGAGGTCCACCTGCGCCCGCTGCTGGTGGAGCTGGGCGCGGCCGTGCCCACCCCCGGACTCGCCCTCCTCGAAGCCGACCTGCCCCGGCTGGACGAGGTGCTCGCCGGCTGGGCCGACCGCGTGGCCCCGCAGGTCGCCGCCGCGCTCGGCGGCGCGGGCCGCACGGCCGAGGCGGCCGGTACGGCGCAGCCCGCCTAGGGGCAGGCCAGGGAACGGCGGCCGCACCGGGCCGCCCCGGCACCAGGAGTCACCCCATGACCCACACCCTCCCCCCGGGCACCCGTGACCCGGATGCCCGCCCCCTCCGGCCCGTCGACGCCGACCGGTTCCGCCGGGCGCTCGCGGTGCACGCGGCCGGCGTCGTCGTGATCACCGCGCAGAGCGAGGGGACCCCCGTCGGGCTCACCGCGACCTCGTTCTCCTCGGTCAGCCTCAACCCCCCGCTCGTCTCGTTCTACGTCGACCGCTCCTCCACCACCTGGCCTCGCCTGCGGGCGGCGGACCACTTCGCGGTGAACGTGCTCACCGCCGACCAGGCCGAACTGGCCCGGCGGTTCGCCCGTAAGGGCATCGACCGGTTCGCCGCCCCCACCCGCTGGCGTCCCGGGCCGCTCGGCGCGCCGCTGCTGCTCGACGTGTCGGCGCACCTGATCTGCCTGCCGTACGAGTCGATCGACGTGGGGGACCACATCCTCGTGGTCGGCCTCGTCACCGAGGCCGAGGTGCACGAGCCCGGCCACCCCCTCATCTACCAGCGCGGCCGGTTCGGCCGCTTCCTGCCGCAGACCTGATCCCGCTCAGCGCCGCACGGGGAACGCGCCCGCGGGCGTGCGCGCCAGGCCCGCGAGGGCCGCGGCGACCTCCGGGTCGGCGGTGAGCGCGGCGCGCACCGCCGGGTCCGTGTCGAGCAGCAGCGCGAGGTGGCCGAGCGCGTGGGCGGCCACGTGCTCGGGCCGTACCTCGCCCGGCGTGGGGCCGGCCGGGCCGTCGCCCCGGGCGAGCCGCGGCTCGGGAAGATCGATCGCGGGGAGTTCCGGCCACGGGTCGGGGCAGACGGCGTAGCTCAGCACGATCCGCCCGTCCGGCTCGTGGCGCCAGCTCGTGGAGTGCACCACGGTCCGCGCCGCGTCCGCCGGCACCGCCGCGAGCCGGCGGGCGGCCTGGTCGGGGCTCTCCCCGGGCGCGGGCGAGGTGACCAGGTGACGGTACGCCCAGCGGCCGTGACCGGCCACGCGCAGCGCCAGCACCTCGACGACGATCGGCGCCACGGCGACGTTCGCGCTCGACACGTCACTCCCCTCGGAGTGGGACGGATCACGTGATCAGGGCTCGGAGTTCGTAGTTGCCAACGATATGCAGAAGGGAGATTATCGCGGTTGTGTGCCGATCTGGGGTCGCCACGCCCGCGGTGTCCGGATTCGACTCGCATCCTGTAGCAAGGTTCTCGTAGTTGCATAAAACTTGCAATAAGGGAGCGCGCTGATTTACCGTCGGCCCCATGAAGCGCGTTTGGGCCTTGGCCGTGGCCGTGCTCGGCCTGCTGGCGGCCTGCTCCGCCCCCGTTGACGCTCCGGCGGAGGACGACACCTTCGTCATCGGCCTCAGCTCGGAGTTCGACACCCTCAACCCGGTGCTGGGACACGCGCCCGATGGCGGGTCACCGCTGTTCGACGGGCTGGTCAGCCGGGCCGCCGACCTGAGCCTGCGGCCCGCGCTCGCCCGCGAGGTCCCCGAGGTGGACGGCACCACCGTGACCTTCCGGCTGCGCGAGGGCGTGACCTTCCACGACGGCACCCCGCTCACCAGCGAGGACGTCGCCTTCACCTACAACGCCGTGCTGGACCCGGCCAACAACTCCACCATCCGCGGCGACTACGCCGCGATCGAGAAGGTGGAGGCGCCGGACCCGCAGACCGTGGTGTTCCACCTCAAGCACCCGTACGCCCCGATCCTGCAGCGGGCCACGCTCGGCATCGTGCCCAAGCGGCTGCTGGAGGGACAGAGGCTCGACGCGGCCGCGTTCAACACCAGGCCCGTCGGCACCGGGCCGTACCGGTTCGTCTCCTGGACACCCGGTGACAAGATCGTGCTGGAGGCGAACGAGAGTTACTGGGGCGGCGCGCCGGAGATCAAGCGGCTCGTGCTCGCCTTCGTCCCCGACGACAACGCCCGCGCCACCCGGATGGCCGCCGGCGAGCTCGACGCGACCGTGCTGCCGCCCAAGGCCGCGGCCCGCTTCGAGAACCAGAGCGGCCTCCACGTGCACAAGGTGCCGAGCGCGGACTACCGCGGCGTGATGTTCCCGATGAAGCAGCCGGTCACCGGCGACGCCGCGATCCGCAAGGCGCTGAACCTGGCGATCGACCGCGCGGCGATGGTGAACACCATCCTCGCGGGCGCCGGCGAGCCCGCCTTCGGGCCGATCGCGCCCGGCACCCCGTGGCACAACCCCGCGGTCACCGGCTCCGCGAGCCCGGACCGGGAACAGGCCGTGCGCATCCTCGAGGAGGCGGGCTGGAAGCCCGGACCCGACGGCATCCGGGTCAAGGACGGCACCCCCGCCCGGTTCACGCTCATGTACCCGGCGGGCGACTCGCTGCGCAAGGAGCTCGCCCTCGCCGTCGCCTCCGACGCCAGGCGGATCGGCATCGACGTACGGCTCGCCGGGCTCGACTGGGACGCCATCGAGCCGCGCATGGCGAAGGACGCCCTGATCATGGGCTACGGCAGCCCGTACGACCCCGACTACGTCAACTACGAGCTGTTCCACTCCTCCTACGCCGGCCAGGGCTTCTTCAACCCCGGCCATTTCAGCGACCCGCGTGTGGACGAGCTGCTGGAGCACGGGCGCGCCACCGCCGACGAGAAGGAGCGCAAGCACGTCTACGACGAGTTCCAGCAGCGGGTCCACGACCAGGCGCCCTGGGCGTACCTGGTGTACCTCAAGCACGTCTACGTGATCCGCGGCGAGTGGACCGGCATCGAGCCGGCCGTGGAGGCGCACGAGCACGCCACCGGCGGGCTCTTCCGCAACATCCACCAGTGGAAGAGGGCCGCATGAGCCTCTCCGGCGCCCTGGCCAGGCTGGTGGCGTGGCGGCTCGCCTTCGTCGTGCCGCTGCTGCTGGTGGTGACGGCCGCGATGTTCGGGCTCGCCAAGGCGTCCCCGTTCGACCCGGTACGCCAGTACCTGGGGGAGCGGGCGCTCGTCACCAGCCCGGAGATCCGGGAACAGATCCGGGCGAACTGGGGGCTCGACCGCCCGCTCGCCGAGCAGTACCTCACCTGGCTCGGCAACCTGCTCACCGGCGACCTGGGCGAGTCCCGCTCCTTCCACCGGCCGGTCGCCGAGGTGATCGGGGAACGGCTCGGCTGGACCATGCTCGTCACCGGCGCGGCGATCGTGCTCATGCTCGCCGCGGGCCTCGTGCTCGGCACGATCGCCGCCTACCGGCAGGGCTCCTGGGCGGACCGCCTGATCACCGGCGTCGCCTACGCGAGCGAGGCCGCCCCGGTGTTCTGGATCGGCCTCATCGCCATCTGGATCTTCTCGGTCACGCTCGGGTGGCTGCCCGCGGGCGGGCTCACCGACGCGGGCTCGGCGACGGTGACCGTGGGCGAGGTGGCGCGGCACATGATCCTCCCGGTGGCGGTGCTCGCCTTCTCCCAGTCGTCGTGGCTCGTGTTGTTCGTCCGCGAGTCGGTGATCGGCGCGCTCCGGGAGGACTTCGTGATCGGCGCCCGGGCCCGCGGGCTGCGCGAGCGCACCGTGCTCGCCGGGCACGCGCTGCGCTCGGCGCTGCTGCCGTTCCTCACCCTGCTCGGGGCGCGCATCCCCGAGCTGGTGACCGGGGCGATCCTCGTGGAGAGCGTGTTCTCCTGGCCGGGGGTGGCCGGTACGGCGGTGCGGGCCGCGCTCGCGGTCGACTTCCCGCTGCTCGCCGCGCTCACCCTGCTCGCCACGGTCGCGGTCGTGCTCGGCAACCTCGTCGCCGACGCCGCCTACGTGATCGCCGACCCGCGGACCCGGGTGCTGGGGGTGAGCTGATGGACCAGGCCACGGTGACCGGAAGGACGCGGGCCACGGCCGGGAGCCGCCGGTACGGCCCGGCCGCGGGCCGGGCGGTGCGTCGCTCGGTACGGCTCGCCGCCGGGACGCTCGTGCTGCTCGGCCTCGCGGTGGTCGTGGTGCCGCTGGTGGCGCGGGTCGACGAGCGGCTCGTCGACCTCGGCTCGGCCGCGCTGCCGCCCGGCCTCGCCCACCCGTTCGGCACCGACGAGATGGGCCGGGACGTGCTGCTGCGCTCGATCTACGGCCTGCGCGTCTCGCTGCTCGTCGGCCTGGTCGCCGCCGCGGTCTCGGTGGCGATCGGCGGCGTGGTCGGCGTGGTCGCGGGCGCCCTGGGCGGGGTCGTGGACCGGCTGCTCATGCGGGTGGTCGACGGGTTCAACTCGCTGCCGCACCTGCTGCTCGGGATCTTCATCGTGGCGATGTTCGCGCCGAGCGCCTGGGCGGTGATCGTCTCGGTGGGGCTGACCCACTGGACCACGGCCGCGCGCATCGTGCGCTCGGAGGTGCTGAGCCTGCGCGGCCGGCCGTACATCGACGCGGCGATCGGCGGCGGCTCCAGCCGGATGCGGATCATCCGGCGGCACTTCGTGCCCGCGCTCATCCCGCACCTCGGGCTCGCCGCCACGCTCATGGTGCCGCACGCGATCTGGCACGAGACCGCGCTCAGCTTCCTCGGCCTCGGCCTGCCGCCGCACCTCGCCTCCCTCGGCAACATGATCAACGACGGGCAGCGGTCGCTGCTCGCCGGGGCCTGGTGGCCGAGCGTGTTCCCCGGCCTGTTCATCCTCCTCCCCACGCTCGCGGTCGCCGTGCTCGCCCAGCACTGGCGCGACCGCACCAACCCGCGCCGGCGATCGGAGCTGAACCTGTGAGCACGACGAAGGGAGCGGCAGTGACCACCACCGGCGCCGCGACGGCACCCGGCGCGACGGCCACCGCGCAGGCGGCGCGGCTGCGCGTGGCCGGGCTCACCGTACGGTTCCACCTCCCCGACGCCACCGTGCACGCGGTCACCGAGGCGGCGTTCGAGGTCACGCAGGGGCGGTGCCTCGCGCTGGTCGGCGAGTCCGGGTGCGGCAAGTCGGTGATGGCGCACGCCCTGCTCGGGCTGCTGCCCGGCAACGCCACCGTCACCGGGTCGGCCTGGCTGGAGCAACCGGGCGCGCCGCCGCTCGACCTCATCGCCGCGCCGGAGCGGGTGCTCGCCCGGCAGGTGCGCGGGCGCATGATCGGGCTCATCCCGCAGAGCCCGGCCGCGCACCTCACCCCGGTGCGCACCGCCCGCGCCCAGCTCGCCGAGGCGGTGCGCGAGCTCGGCGGCCGGTACACCGCCGACGAGCTGGCCGAACGCGCCGGGCTGCGCCCGCGCGACCTCGACCGGTACCCGCACCAGCTGTCCGGCGGCATGGCCCAGCGGGTCGCCAACGCCGTCGCCCTGGCCGGGGACCCGTGGCTCGTCCTCGCCGACGAGCCCACCACCGGCCTCGACCGGCCGCTGGTCGACGCGACCATGGCCGAGCTGCGGCGGCTGTGCGACGACGGCCGTGCCGTACTGCTCATCACCCACGACCTGCGCGCCGCCGAGCAGGTCGCCGACGACGTCGCGGTGATGTACGCGGGGCGGATCGTCGAGATCGCGCCCGCCGCCGAGTTCTTCCGGGCGCCGCGCCACCCGTACGCCGCGGGGCTGCTCGACGCGCTGCCCACCCGGGCGTTCACCCCGATCCCCGGGCGGCCGCCCGAGCTCACCCGGCTGCCCGCCGGGTGCGCGTTCCGCCCGCGCTGCGGCCGGGCCGACGACGCCTGCGCGGCCCTGCCGCGGATGACGCCGGATGCGCCCGTCGCCTGCCACCACCCGCTGGAGCGCCATGCTTGAGGCTCACGACATCACCGTCGGCTACGACCGCCGCCGGGTCGTCGACGGGGTCGGCATCGCCGTACCGCCGGGCACGACCGTCGGGCTCGCCGGGCCGAGCGGCTGCGGCAAGTCCACCCTCGCCCGGGTGCTCGCCCTGCTGCAGCGGCCCGCCGCCGGGCGGGTGGTGATCGACGGCACGCCCACGCCGGGGTGGCGGCACCGGGCGCCGCGGGAGCTGCGCACCGCGGTCGCGCTCATCTTCCAGCAGCCCCGCCTCGCCGTCGATCCCCGGCTCACCCTCGCCGAGATCATCGAGGAGCCGCTGCGCGCGAACGGCCGCCCGGTGGACCGTGCCGCCGAGCTCGCCGAGGAGATGGGGCTCACCCCCGACCTGCTCACCCGGCGCCCGCACGAGGTGTCCGACGGGCAGCTCCAGCGCGCCTGCGTCGCCCGCGCCCTGACGCTGCGGCCCCGCTACCTGATCTGCGACGAGATGACCACGATGCTCGACGTGTCCACCCAGGCCCACCTCGTCGCCCGGATCGAGGCCTACCGCGAGGCCACCGGCGCGGGCGTGCTCGCGATCAGCCACGACACCGACCTGCTGGCCCGCTGGTGCCAGGGCGCGGACCGGGTGCTCGCCTGGCCCCCGCAGGCCGCACGGACACCGCGGGCCGCCGCGAACACGTAGCAGGTCGTGCCGCCCGGGGCAGGTATCCGGGCATGACATCGCAGCAGCGTCACCGTGTCGTCGTCGGCTTCGACGGGTCCGCGCCGGCGCAGGCCGCGCTCGCCTGGGCGGTGGAGGAGGCCCGCCTGCACGGCGCGCCGCTCGTGGCCGTGACCGTGCTGCGCGAGCGCCCCGGCGCGGACCCGGCCGAGGAGCCGGTCCTCGGCCCGCTGCGCCGGCTGGCCGCCGAGGTCGCGGGCGACGGGGTGGAGTTCCGCCACTTCCACGGCTCGCCCGCGGCCGGGCTCGTCGCCGCGTGCGGGCCCGCCGACCTGCTCGTGGTGGGCTCGGCCGGTGGCGGCTGGGGCGGGCCGCCGCTGGGCTCGGTGAGCCGGGCCTGCCTGCACCACGCCCCCTGCCCGGTGGCCGTGATCCCGGAGTTCGCGCGCGAGCGGCCCCGGTACGACCGGATCGTCGCCGGGGTGGACGGCTCGGTGCCCTCCCGCCGGGCGCTGCGCTTCGCCGCGCACGAGGCCGCGCTGCGCGGCGTACGGCCGGTGGTCGTCCACGCGGTGCACTGGGACCACCTGGGCGTCGAGTTCGTCACCCCCACCCCCGACGAGCTGATCTCCTGGGGCGAGCGGCTGGTGGCCGGCGAGCTCGCCGAGACGGGCGTCGACGCGGAGACCGAGATCGTGTACGGCCATCCCCGGCAGGTCCTCATCGAGGCCGCCGAGGAGGCCGACCTGCTCGTGCTCGGGCACAGCGGCCACAACCCGCTCGCCGGGCTGCTGCTGGGCTCCACGAGCGACCACTGCGCCCGCCAGGCCCCCTGCCCGGTGGTCGTGGTACGGCCCGGCCGCGACGACGGCCACGGGTGAGCGCCGGGGCGGCGGTCAGGCCGGCGGGCGATGCCGCAGCGAGCGCCCGGCGCCCGGATCACCCGCGTGCGACGGCGCGCCGCGCGACGCCCAGGCGACCCGTGCGCCCCGCCGGGCACTTCCGGCCCGGGTCATCGCGCGTCGACGCGAGGCCCGGTGGCCAGGGCCGCGTCACCGGCGGCGATCGACGGCCGTGCCGTACCCGAGCGGTGCAGGCCCTGCCGGCTCGCCGGCCCGGTGACGGTCAGTCGTGCCGGCGGGAGATGCCGAGTTCGCGGGCGACGTCCTCGACGTTGGCGTAGGTGCGTCTCGGCAGCGAGCGGACCGCGGCGAGCACGGGTTCCGGGGCGAACCGGGTCGCCGCGCGGGACAGCAGCGTGTCCCGGTCGGCCGGGAACGCGTGCACCCCGCTGATCCACTTCGCCAGGTCGCTGCGCTCGTCGACGTCCCTGGAGCTCAGGCCCTCGGGGGAGCCCGGCTCGTGGACGGGGGACCGGGTCGCCGAGGTCGGCCCCTCGTCCCCGGCGGCGGTCAGCGGCTCGGTCTCCCGCCACTCCTCGGTGTGCGGGCTCTCCCCACCCCGGATGAGGCCCTGGACCTCGTGCTTCTGCTCCTCGTCGAGCCGCCTGCCGTGCTTGGAGCTCTCGCGTTGCATGCGTGCCCCCCTTCTCGCCCTGACGGCCCTACCCCGCATGACGCCGGGAAACGTCGGCGCGCGGCGCTGTGGCCGCCGGGCCGTGTGAGGGCCGCCCGCATGGGCAGCAGCGACCCTATCCGGCGATCGGCCGCCTCCGGTACGGCGCACCGTCGGCCGGGGTGTGCGGCATGGAGCCGCGATGAGGACGAGGACCGCACCGGCGAGGGTGAGGGGATCGCGATGACGCTCGGGCGCGAGAAGGGCAGCGCGTTGTTCGTCGGGAACGCCACCCTGCTGATCCGCTACGGCGGCTTCACGATCCTCACCGACCCGAACTTCCTGCACCGCGGCCAACGCGCGTACCTCGGGTACGGCCTGACCACGAAGCGCCGCACCGAGCCCGCGCTGCGCGTGCACGAGCTGCCGCCGATCGACGTGATCGTGCTCTCCCACATGCACGGCGACCACTGGGACCGCGTGGCCCGCCGCGGGCTCGACCCCAGGACGCCGGTGGTCACCACCCCGCAGGCCGCCCGCGTCCTCGCCCGCCAGGGCTTCGAGACCTCCGTCGGCCTCGAGGACTGGGAGACCCACCGGCTGTACGGCCCGGGCGGCACGCTCACCATCACCGCGGTGCCCGCCCGGCACGGGCCGTGGCCCGCCCACCTGCTGCTGCCGCCGGTGATGGGCAGCGTGCTCACCTTCACCGACGAGGCCGGCGAGGTGACGCTGCGCGTGCTGATCAGCGGCGACACGGTGCTCTCCCGCGAGCTGGCCGAGATCCCGCGCCGCTTCCCCGACCTCGACCTCGGCATCGTGCACCTCGGCGGCACCCGGCTGCTGCGCCTGCTCACCGTCACCATGAACGGCCGCCAGGGCGCCCGCTGGGTGGCGGTCATGCGCCCGCGCCGGGTGCTGCCGGTGCACTTCGACGACTACACCGTGTTCCGCTCGCCGCTCGCCGACTTCCGGCGCGAGGTCGAGCGCACGCCGTACGGCGGGCGGCTCGTCTGCCTGGACCGCGGGGAGAGCCTGGAGCTCACCCCGCGGTCCTTCCCCGCGGCGCAGCCGCAGCCGGGCTGACGGCCGGGCCGTACCGCGGGGCGGCTCAGATCGCGCGGTACGTCCACCTGCCGCCGAGCAGGGTGCCGAGCACCTCGATGTGGCGCAGCCGCGCCGGGTCGAGCGCGGCCGGGTCGTCGGCCACGATCACCAGGTCGGCCACGTCGCCCGCGCGCACCCCGTCGCGGCCCCGGGCGGACGAGCGCAGCGCGTCCCGGACCGAGATCGCCTGCTCCGGGTGCCACGGCTCGCGGTCGTCGTCGGTGCGGGCGGTCGCGGACTGGATGCCGTCCCACGGGTCG is a window from the Thermopolyspora flexuosa genome containing:
- a CDS encoding cytochrome b; translated protein: MGVSPSFAEADDRFGSARALRRNLRKLFPDHWTFLLGEIALYSFVLLILTGTFLTFWFTPSMTEVVYDGPYQPLRGASMSQAYASTLQISFEVRGGLLLRQMHHWAALLFVAAIFTHLLRVFFTGAFRKPRELNWVIGVGMLLLAIAEGFTGYSLPDDLLSGTGLRIAQGVLLSIPLVGTYLSFLVFGGEFPGDIVIARLYPVHILIIPALLLALVTVHLMLVWVQKHTQYRGLHRTERNVVGAPVLPSFAAKSIAFLLFTAGVIAGLGAFAQINPVWLYGPYTPTNVSAFAQPDWYVGFLEGTLRLMPSVETTLFGHTIAWNVLLPAVVFPLLFFTVLAAWPYLERRITGDREPHHICDRPRDVPTRTAIGAAGITLYGVAWAAGGDDVLARFLDLNLFGLVWFFRIALVAGPLLAFFLTRQICLGLQRADEEMAHHGVESGVIERAPSGGYYEILTPPDPEERAKLPASYNGGPTRPRELARHRSGGPGADRDEGSR
- a CDS encoding NADPH-dependent FMN reductase — encoded protein: MSASIVTVVGNPRPGSRTLQTAVAATAAIAARIGHDVPDGGGDVVDLSALGPQLFAAESPEVDAALKLVTGASVLVVASPTYKGTYTGLLKAFLDRLPPNALAGTVALPLLVLGHPRHSLAVEVHLRPLLVELGAAVPTPGLALLEADLPRLDEVLAGWADRVAPQVAAALGGAGRTAEAAGTAQPA
- a CDS encoding flavin reductase family protein, translating into MTHTLPPGTRDPDARPLRPVDADRFRRALAVHAAGVVVITAQSEGTPVGLTATSFSSVSLNPPLVSFYVDRSSTTWPRLRAADHFAVNVLTADQAELARRFARKGIDRFAAPTRWRPGPLGAPLLLDVSAHLICLPYESIDVGDHILVVGLVTEAEVHEPGHPLIYQRGRFGRFLPQT
- a CDS encoding ABC transporter substrate-binding protein yields the protein MKRVWALAVAVLGLLAACSAPVDAPAEDDTFVIGLSSEFDTLNPVLGHAPDGGSPLFDGLVSRAADLSLRPALAREVPEVDGTTVTFRLREGVTFHDGTPLTSEDVAFTYNAVLDPANNSTIRGDYAAIEKVEAPDPQTVVFHLKHPYAPILQRATLGIVPKRLLEGQRLDAAAFNTRPVGTGPYRFVSWTPGDKIVLEANESYWGGAPEIKRLVLAFVPDDNARATRMAAGELDATVLPPKAAARFENQSGLHVHKVPSADYRGVMFPMKQPVTGDAAIRKALNLAIDRAAMVNTILAGAGEPAFGPIAPGTPWHNPAVTGSASPDREQAVRILEEAGWKPGPDGIRVKDGTPARFTLMYPAGDSLRKELALAVASDARRIGIDVRLAGLDWDAIEPRMAKDALIMGYGSPYDPDYVNYELFHSSYAGQGFFNPGHFSDPRVDELLEHGRATADEKERKHVYDEFQQRVHDQAPWAYLVYLKHVYVIRGEWTGIEPAVEAHEHATGGLFRNIHQWKRAA
- a CDS encoding ABC transporter permease — translated: MSLSGALARLVAWRLAFVVPLLLVVTAAMFGLAKASPFDPVRQYLGERALVTSPEIREQIRANWGLDRPLAEQYLTWLGNLLTGDLGESRSFHRPVAEVIGERLGWTMLVTGAAIVLMLAAGLVLGTIAAYRQGSWADRLITGVAYASEAAPVFWIGLIAIWIFSVTLGWLPAGGLTDAGSATVTVGEVARHMILPVAVLAFSQSSWLVLFVRESVIGALREDFVIGARARGLRERTVLAGHALRSALLPFLTLLGARIPELVTGAILVESVFSWPGVAGTAVRAALAVDFPLLAALTLLATVAVVLGNLVADAAYVIADPRTRVLGVS
- a CDS encoding ABC transporter permease; this translates as MDQATVTGRTRATAGSRRYGPAAGRAVRRSVRLAAGTLVLLGLAVVVVPLVARVDERLVDLGSAALPPGLAHPFGTDEMGRDVLLRSIYGLRVSLLVGLVAAAVSVAIGGVVGVVAGALGGVVDRLLMRVVDGFNSLPHLLLGIFIVAMFAPSAWAVIVSVGLTHWTTAARIVRSEVLSLRGRPYIDAAIGGGSSRMRIIRRHFVPALIPHLGLAATLMVPHAIWHETALSFLGLGLPPHLASLGNMINDGQRSLLAGAWWPSVFPGLFILLPTLAVAVLAQHWRDRTNPRRRSELNL
- a CDS encoding ABC transporter ATP-binding protein, with the protein product MTTTGAATAPGATATAQAARLRVAGLTVRFHLPDATVHAVTEAAFEVTQGRCLALVGESGCGKSVMAHALLGLLPGNATVTGSAWLEQPGAPPLDLIAAPERVLARQVRGRMIGLIPQSPAAHLTPVRTARAQLAEAVRELGGRYTADELAERAGLRPRDLDRYPHQLSGGMAQRVANAVALAGDPWLVLADEPTTGLDRPLVDATMAELRRLCDDGRAVLLITHDLRAAEQVADDVAVMYAGRIVEIAPAAEFFRAPRHPYAAGLLDALPTRAFTPIPGRPPELTRLPAGCAFRPRCGRADDACAALPRMTPDAPVACHHPLERHA
- a CDS encoding ABC transporter ATP-binding protein, whose product is MLEAHDITVGYDRRRVVDGVGIAVPPGTTVGLAGPSGCGKSTLARVLALLQRPAAGRVVIDGTPTPGWRHRAPRELRTAVALIFQQPRLAVDPRLTLAEIIEEPLRANGRPVDRAAELAEEMGLTPDLLTRRPHEVSDGQLQRACVARALTLRPRYLICDEMTTMLDVSTQAHLVARIEAYREATGAGVLAISHDTDLLARWCQGADRVLAWPPQAARTPRAAANT
- a CDS encoding universal stress protein — protein: MTSQQRHRVVVGFDGSAPAQAALAWAVEEARLHGAPLVAVTVLRERPGADPAEEPVLGPLRRLAAEVAGDGVEFRHFHGSPAAGLVAACGPADLLVVGSAGGGWGGPPLGSVSRACLHHAPCPVAVIPEFARERPRYDRIVAGVDGSVPSRRALRFAAHEAALRGVRPVVVHAVHWDHLGVEFVTPTPDELISWGERLVAGELAETGVDAETEIVYGHPRQVLIEAAEEADLLVLGHSGHNPLAGLLLGSTSDHCARQAPCPVVVVRPGRDDGHG
- a CDS encoding DUF2795 domain-containing protein → MQRESSKHGRRLDEEQKHEVQGLIRGGESPHTEEWRETEPLTAAGDEGPTSATRSPVHEPGSPEGLSSRDVDERSDLAKWISGVHAFPADRDTLLSRAATRFAPEPVLAAVRSLPRRTYANVEDVARELGISRRHD
- a CDS encoding MBL fold metallo-hydrolase; translated protein: MTLGREKGSALFVGNATLLIRYGGFTILTDPNFLHRGQRAYLGYGLTTKRRTEPALRVHELPPIDVIVLSHMHGDHWDRVARRGLDPRTPVVTTPQAARVLARQGFETSVGLEDWETHRLYGPGGTLTITAVPARHGPWPAHLLLPPVMGSVLTFTDEAGEVTLRVLISGDTVLSRELAEIPRRFPDLDLGIVHLGGTRLLRLLTVTMNGRQGARWVAVMRPRRVLPVHFDDYTVFRSPLADFRREVERTPYGGRLVCLDRGESLELTPRSFPAAQPQPG